In Penaeus vannamei isolate JL-2024 chromosome 24, ASM4276789v1, whole genome shotgun sequence, the genomic stretch GACGCATTACGATATACGtagcccattattattattatttttattataaaaagcGTTGCTAGCAATCACCAAAAAAAGCATGGCTGTTATTACTAAGATGGTTTTAATTGTAATAATGTAAGCACGTAGTTCAGACTCTTTTTTTCTCACGAATGTCAGCTACCTTTACCTTTGTTAATCGTCCTGTATTCTGCTAAAAACTATTTTCCCGCTTTCTTGCGCCAAGACGAAATCTGACTCTATAACAAATGAACATTTTTTTACTCTAAAGTTTGAAATCGCCACGACAGAGACTATTCCGATTTTGCTGCTACTTTGTGTCTTATGGCGCGACTCCccgtttctttctctgcttctctgtgtgtgtgaatgtcaccTCAAAATAAGAATAACCTTCgtgacaaatggaataaagtaaatTACTTacttggtctctgtctgtctgtcttaattTCTCGCACACACTCGTTCtccgactatatatatatatatatatatatatatatatatatatatatatatatatatatatatatatatatatatacacacacacacacacacacacacacacacacacacacacacacacacacacacacacacacacacacacacacacacacacacatgtgtgtgtgtgtgtttatttctctgtgtctctctccgtcttctctttctcttcctccctccctccctctatttttttcttgaaatataaCATctatgaaatgaatatatatagaaaataacgaAAACCTCGAAtttcaaaaattaaataaatagaatgacaTACAAAatcggaaaaagaaaacgggtctAAAAAGGGAGAAACTTCACTAAAAAGCAAAGGCAATAGAATCAACAAAAGGACAAACAAGAACATTAAACCCACcaaaaagagagagcaggagttCTGGCGCGGGCGAAAgacggaacagagagagagagaaagagagagagagagagagagagagagagagagagagggagagacagagacagagacagagacagagacagagagagagagagagagagagagagagatagatatatagatagatagatagatagatagaaagatagatagatagatagatagatagagagagagagagagaagtgtgtgcgtgtgcatttatctatatgtatctatactatCAGCTAGAGGTAATGGCAAAAAAGGAACTGGACTAATGTGAGCAAAACAATATAGAAAGTAAACAACTATGAAGGTCATTAAAAGAACAACACAATTTTCCAAAAATTCCTCTCGACGATATTGTAAACAACATCGGTCCACACATCTGTCATTGCTGAAACAAAAGCTCTACCTTCCTGTCACAATCCACCTGCGTACACTTCATCAGAGGAAGCAGCCGATTCGCACCTCCCACACCTGAGTCTGGTTGACCTAAGGTGACCTACATATCCCCCTTGAGCAAACcctatgaaaacacacacacacacacacatatatatatatatatatatatatatatatatatatatatatatatatatatatatatatatataaacattagccACGTCTCTATACTATAAACAACATATAAACATGcgctcatatatgtacacatatgcagtGTAAGAATCTCGTTGTAGGAatggatgaatataaatattttattatagctattttcagtACCTCCTGTTGTCGTTTTGAACTGAACTTTCAACATTAGCAATTTTATTCCCTTGCTAGATTACAATTTTTAAAAGGTACCTCATATCAGCTTCGAAAATCGAACGTTTTGTGTAGAATTTCTGTATGAATATGAGtaatttatgaaaatgaaactagccacaatgagaattgagaataagcgtgacgtttcgaactcttctcgagttcctcatcagacaaaaaaccgaaatggatactaggagagaattttggcaagtttatatagtgatagagaggcaggatgaacaagatctgaatcaggtctcagggggagggtcaaggtcgaagagtctggggaaggctttgctaacaagtgatgaggtaatatcatctaatccccattgaccagcactcaaattaaagttaggcaattttctaattaaaagggcttcaattattttcctttcatacgagtttgacgatctatgaattagcttggcgtctttccaatttaactgatgcccttcgtcgcgtaaatgaataaaacaagcattagattctctggcgtatctgacatcacgtctatgttcattaattcttttttccaaagttctaccggtttcgcctatgtaaaatttcgggcaatccttgcaaggaatcgtgtaaataccgggagaggtctcaatagcactgctagttatattatgtctaatcaaagtattgcgcaacgtgttcgggtaagtaaaaacgatgtcaatgccagctcctttaaacatacggcgtttttcatcgagcgacgggttgtagggaatgattaaaagatttttggcactttcttgttgcatgttgcgggaattattataaaatttccatttcgcggatgaatgtgcctgatttaagaaaaaacgaggatatcctaattttgaaaatgtgtcgaaaatatagtcaagctcacgatcgatgaattcgttatcgcaaatcctataagccctcaggaacattgacgagacaactgacttcttaatgtaaagcgggtgattcgagaaaaaatgaagataattagcggtgtgggtgggcttacgataaactgaaaatttaagcgagccattcacattggacaaaagaacgtcgagaaaaggtaatttacccgagtcttcccattctactttaaagttaatggtacgagcgaggttatttagtctattgagaaaatcatcgaaatctgaacggttcatttgccacatagaaaaaatgtcatcaacatagcgaaaccaaatcgtgtccggcgggaggattgacggaagtaactcagattcaaacatttccatgtataaattagctaaaaccgggctaaggctacttcccatcgcgataccatgtatttgcttataaaaatcgccgtcaaaagtaaagacattattagtaacacacaaacgaatgagatctataaagcaattgaccggaatagggatcctctgatgaaacgaagaaagtttcctttcaagaaaatctagcacgtcatcaagcgggacatttgtaaataaagaatccacatcaaagctaacaagtttcttatcgtgcgtcggcaaatttctaactttgtccatgaaatccatcgaatgtttaatatgactattagaaaaggatcccatgaaaggagacaaaacgctcgctaaccaagaatctaatgggcgggtgaccgagttacaagacgaaataataggcctaagcggaacgccctgtttgtgagttttaggaaggccataaaaatacggaatcgatgggttaatcgttctgaagcgatcaaaaaattttggggtcagggcatttagcagcaatacgtttGAGGTTTTTACGAAAAGATTCAATTACCGTAGGGTAAGGGTTTGAACGCAGTTTCTGATACGTAGAGTTATCGTGTAAAAGGGATTGCGCTTTGCGTATATAATCAGATCTATCAAGGATGACAACGTTGTTACcctaaattggaaagacgccaagctaattcatagatcgtcaaactcgtatgaaaggaaaataattgaagcccttttaattagaaaattgcctaactttaatttgagtgctggtcaatggggattagatgatattacctcatcacttgttagcaaagccttccccagactcttcgaccttgaccctccccctgagacctgattcagatcttgttcatcctgcctctctatcactatataaacttgccaaaattctctcctagtatccatttcggttttttgtctgatgaggaactcgagaagagttcgaaacgtcacgcttattctcaattctcattgtggctagtttcattttcatttttgtgttcacgtgattgtgtttgtgcttgtgttcatcatGGAAGCCACGTTCATTCCCTTCGTACTGTCCTTCGTGTTCGCCACTTGCCCGGCGGTTGCACGGCCTTTTAGACAGTATGAACAAGCCCTGATTTCCTCCAGGAGGCGGAAAAACCAGGTCAAGTTTCTGCAAGACTGCTTACAAGAGCAGGTAAGTCCCCCTTCTTTTGGCCAGTATTTGTACAGTGCTAGATTAGGCATTCCTTTTTCCGATTGTGAACGTAACCGTTTATATGATAGCATTCGTTGCGCTAAATTAGATGTCGATGACGCGTTTTTTAAAGTTCGTAAGTCTCTTAGATTGCTTAGAGAGGTCACTCCCGCTCAATTTGTTGACGATCTTTTAGCCATTGCAGCGCGTAGGTCTTCCCTTGAAAGCGAACGTCATCAGAGATCCCTCCGCAATAAATTGAATAATCTTTGCTCACGTAGCGCTTGGTGTAAATTTTCGCTCACGGACTCTGTCGTTAATTTGTCGTCATATTCCCTTTCACGTTATGAAACCGAACTCTTAGGTTTTGGTTTATCGTTTGCTACCAAACCTAGCGTTAATCATTGtcttgattatattaaaggtcttgatagttttattgccaaacaaaataaatcgtcgattaaagatctcagttatcttaaaggtgtcatgttgaatccgattctcgatttGTTTGATAATTTTAAAGGCTTACCCCGACGTTACCTTTTGGCCACCAGATCTCTTAAACGTAATCCGGACATTTTAATCACCAAAGCGGACAAGGGTAACAACGTTGTCATCCTTGATAGATCTGATTATATACGCAAAGCGCAATCCCTTTTACACGATAACTCTACGTATCAGAAACTGCGTTCAAACCCTTACCCTACGGTAATTGAATCTTTTCGTAAAAACCTCaaacgtattgctgctaaatgccctgaccccaaattttttgatcgcttcagaacgattaacccatcgattccgtatttttatggccttcctaaaactcacaaacagggcgttccgctaaggcctattatttcgtcttgtaactcggtcacccgcccattagattcttggttagcgagcgttttgtctcctttcatgggatccttttctaatagtcatattaaacattcgatggatttcatggacaaagttagaaatttgccgacgcacgataagaaacttgttagctttgatgtggattctttatttacaaatgtcccgcttgatgacgtgctagattttcttgaaaggaaactttcttcgtttcatcagaggatccctattccggtcaattgctttatagatctcattcgtttgtgtgttactaataatgtctttacttttgacggcgatttttataagcaaatacatggtatcgcgatgggaagtagccttagcccggttttagctaatttatacatggaaatgtttgaatctgagttacttccgtcaatcctcccgccggacacgatttggtttcgctatgttgatgacattttttctatgtggcaaatgaaccgttcagatttcgatgattttctcaatagactaaataacctcgctcgtaccattaactttaaagtagaatgggaagactcgggtaaattaccttttctcgacgttcttttgtccaatgtgaatggctcgcttaaattttcagtttatcgtaagcccacccacaccgctaattatcttcattttttctcgaatcacccgctttacattaagaagtcagttgtctcgtcaatgttcctgagggcttataggatttgcgataacgaattcatcgatcgtgagcttgactatattttcgacacattttcaaaattaggatatcctcgttttttcttaaatcaggcacattcatccgcgaaatggaaattttataataattcccgcaacatgcaacaagaaagtgccaaaaatcttttaatcattccctacaacccgtcgctcgatgaaaaacgccgtatgtttaaaggagctggcattgacatcgtttttacttacccgaacacgttgcgcaatactttgattagacataatataactagcagtgctattgagacctctcccggtatttacacgattccttgcaaggattgcccgaaattttacataggcgaaaccggtagaactttggaaaaaagaattaatgaacatagacgtgatgtcagatacgccagagaatctaatgcttgttttattcatttacgcgacgaagggcatcagttaaattggaaagacgccaagctaattcatagatcgtcaaactcgtatgaaaggaaaataattgaagcccttttaattagaaaattgcctaactttaatttgagtgctggtcaatggggattagatgatattacctcatcacttgttagcaaagccttccccagactcttcgaccttgaccctccccctgagacctgattcagatcttgttcatcctgcctctctatcactatataaacttgccaaaattctctcctagtatccatttcggttttttgtctgatgaggaactcgagaagagttcgaaacgtcacgcttattctcaattctcattgtggcttgtttcattttcatttttgtgttcacgtgattgtgtttgtgcttgtgttcatgagTAATTTAGTTTCGATCATTTTATAATCTTACAAGAATCCTGGATCTTTGTCAGAAACAATTCtaatcataacagcatcttttaAATTCAAATGTTTCAAGGGTctttgaaaattatttgaattattacaGGGGAGTAAAAGACTTGCCCAATACTTTTCCAACCTTTATTATATGCAGTATCAGGTGATCCAACATCCTAAAAACTACCAGTTGTGGATTCCTCTCGTAGTGTGTCTGTGCCTGAAAAACCGGCGTGAGCAAACCGGACTATCAGACACATCTGGTGAAGGACCATCGCCACAAGGCCTGTCGTAATCCATGCCtgaccccttccttatcccctgtaGCGGTAGCGGTAACCGGCGTAGTAAGGATAGTAGTGGGGGTAACCGTGATAGTATCTGTTGTAGTAGTGAGGGCGTCCGTGATAGCTgtactgaggttgaggttcgggtTCCGATTCGACTGATCTCTTGTGGTGGCTGTGGTATGTGTGAGGATAACCATAGAAATTGGTGTGGCGGTACCCAGTGTAAGGGTAGCGATAGCCATGGTGGTATCCATAGCGAGGATGGCCATGGTGGACTACCTGGTAACTATAGCTGTTGGAGGGATCAGGGTCAGCTGCTGGTTGAGGGTCAGCTTCCGGTATGGGGTCAGCTGCTGGCTGAGGGTCAGCTTCCGGCATGGGGTCAGCTGAGCGTTTGGTGAGGCCGTGGACTTGAGTGCTGACGGAGTAGGTGCCGGCAGCCGGATGCTTGACATAGTGGTGGCGAGGAGAGTAGTGATGGTAGGGGTATTGGTGGTAGGAGTAGTGGCGGTAGGGGTAGTGTTGGTACTTGTGTGGCTCGGGATCGGCGTGTGTTACCACGGCCGCTGCCAAACACACCAGTGCGATTGCCTGGAAAATATTTAACATATTAACTTATGCTGCAAGAAAAATCATGGAACTGTCCGTGAGAGAAATTTTATGGATAATTTTCGGTATATTAATGCTAATCAGCGAATTTTATTTCGTCagtaatatgtattcatatatatgtatataatttatttatctatatacatatttgtgtcagtagagtctatatatctatctataaatcatatatacatacagagggagaaagaaaaggagagggaaagggagtgagagggatagggagttaaaggaaagagagagagagagagagagagttctttcACAAGTATGGCCACTCACCGAAAGC encodes the following:
- the LOC113821810 gene encoding uncharacterized protein → MAVPFRVREPLLVQGHAQEPYIKRLPQAVSRHSVLGEPRRGPAMKLSAIALVCLAAAVVTHADPEPHKYQHYPYRHYSYHQYPYHHYSPRHHYVKHPAAGTYSVSTQVHGLTKRSADPMPEADPQPAADPIPEADPQPAADPDPSNSYSYQVVHHGHPRYGYHHGYRYPYTGYRHTNFYGYPHTYHSHHKRSVESEPEPQPQYSYHGRPHYYNRYYHGYPHYYPYYAGYRYRYRG